Proteins encoded together in one Marispirochaeta sp. window:
- a CDS encoding TRAP transporter large permease, giving the protein MWALFGGWVVLLISSMPITFTILITSVVYMLLHGGIMMAAQRAVAGVNSFTLLAIPFFILSGNLMNVTGITDRIFKFAKSMVGHIPGGLGHVNILASLLFSGMSGSAHADAGGLGKIEIQAMRDDGYDDGFSGAITASSSVVGPLMPPSIPMVIYGAIASVSVGKLFMGGIIPAILCSGSLMIMVYFIAKKRNYKVYPKMSFQERIVSFFHAFPALMTPVIIIAGIFSGIFTPTEAAAVTSLYALILGTFVYKSFDLKKLRGVLQDTISSTVVIGFLMLSISLIGYVLAREQIPQKISMFFVTYTSNPIIFLLSVNVLLLILGTFIETMAIILLVIPLLVPVAISLGIDPVHFGVVVVMNMMIGILTPPMGVSLFVVAKVGDIPFPLLAKSIIPFIIPLFIVLVLLMLVPEIVMFLPSLMG; this is encoded by the coding sequence ATGTGGGCGCTATTCGGCGGATGGGTAGTTTTACTGATCAGTTCAATGCCGATTACTTTTACCATCCTGATAACCAGTGTTGTTTATATGCTGCTTCATGGCGGAATTATGATGGCAGCCCAAAGAGCCGTCGCCGGGGTCAATTCTTTCACTTTACTTGCGATACCCTTTTTTATTCTCAGTGGTAATCTTATGAACGTTACGGGAATTACCGACAGAATTTTTAAATTTGCAAAATCAATGGTCGGTCATATCCCGGGGGGATTGGGTCATGTTAATATTCTAGCCAGTCTGCTCTTTTCTGGGATGTCGGGTTCAGCGCATGCAGATGCCGGAGGATTAGGAAAGATTGAAATTCAAGCAATGCGGGACGATGGGTACGACGATGGATTCAGTGGGGCCATAACTGCCTCGTCAAGCGTTGTTGGACCACTTATGCCGCCCAGCATTCCCATGGTTATTTACGGAGCAATCGCAAGCGTTTCAGTAGGCAAACTTTTTATGGGCGGCATTATACCCGCCATTCTCTGTTCCGGATCTCTAATGATTATGGTCTATTTCATTGCAAAAAAAAGGAACTATAAGGTCTACCCTAAAATGTCTTTTCAGGAACGGATCGTCTCCTTTTTTCATGCTTTCCCTGCACTGATGACTCCGGTAATCATCATTGCCGGTATATTCTCCGGTATTTTTACCCCCACCGAGGCGGCTGCTGTAACTTCGCTATATGCACTGATATTGGGCACATTTGTGTACAAATCCTTCGATCTGAAAAAACTCCGGGGGGTACTGCAGGATACCATAAGCAGTACGGTAGTAATCGGTTTTCTAATGTTGTCTATCTCCCTTATAGGGTACGTTCTGGCGCGAGAGCAAATACCCCAGAAAATTTCTATGTTCTTCGTTACCTACACATCAAACCCAATTATTTTTTTACTATCGGTGAATGTCTTACTTCTCATTCTTGGGACCTTTATTGAAACAATGGCGATTATACTTCTTGTCATCCCACTATTAGTGCCTGTAGCGATTTCCCTCGGAATTGACCCGGTCCATTTCGGAGTAGTCGTGGTAATGAATATGATGATAGGCATACTTACTCCCCCTATGGGTGTTTCGCTGTTTGTGGTAGCTAAAGTCGGAGATATTCCTTTTCCTCTTTTGGCAAAGTCAATCATTCCATTTATTATACCGTTGTTTATTGTCCTTGTTTTACTGATGCTGGTTCCGGAGATTGTAATGTTTCTTCCTTCACTGATGGGCTGA
- a CDS encoding SDR family oxidoreductase, translating to MAALLSNVFQMFRLDGQVAVVTGSHSWLGFDMACALAEAGANIVITSRDLNRAEITAKRLQALYPQIESCGVQLDQRSSESCAKMVEQAFSWKGRFDVLINNAGGGVGDSEGDLFKRLPEDSENLLQINLLGVLHCCREAARVMKQQGQGVMINIASIAGIVGRDRRMYEESDMKSQPVDYAAAKAGVIGLTRDLAASLGRFGIRVNSISPGGFDKGILPQRFTEGYAGKTMLGRWGQMGRDLKGAALYLASEASAYVTGHNLVVDGGFSVYK from the coding sequence ATGGCAGCACTTCTATCGAATGTTTTTCAGATGTTCCGCCTCGATGGACAAGTCGCTGTGGTAACCGGCTCGCACTCATGGCTTGGTTTTGATATGGCTTGTGCCCTCGCGGAAGCGGGGGCTAATATCGTAATAACTTCGCGGGACCTTAACCGTGCGGAGATCACTGCCAAAAGATTACAGGCGCTGTATCCGCAGATTGAATCCTGTGGCGTGCAATTAGACCAGCGTTCATCGGAATCTTGTGCAAAAATGGTTGAGCAGGCGTTCAGCTGGAAAGGGCGTTTTGATGTTTTGATTAACAATGCCGGAGGTGGAGTAGGAGATAGCGAGGGTGATTTGTTTAAGCGCCTACCTGAGGATTCTGAAAATCTCCTCCAGATCAATTTACTAGGTGTGCTCCATTGCTGCAGGGAGGCTGCCCGAGTTATGAAACAGCAAGGGCAGGGTGTCATGATCAATATTGCTTCAATAGCAGGAATTGTCGGACGTGATCGGCGTATGTATGAAGAAAGCGATATGAAATCTCAGCCAGTTGATTACGCCGCGGCCAAGGCCGGTGTTATAGGATTAACCCGGGATCTCGCCGCTTCTCTTGGGCGTTTCGGAATTCGCGTTAATTCTATCTCTCCCGGTGGGTTCGATAAAGGAATCCTGCCTCAGCGCTTTACCGAGGGGTATGCAGGTAAAACCATGCTTGGCCGGTGGGGACAGATGGGAAGGGACTTAAAAGGGGCGGCTCTCTATCTGGCTTCGGAAGCATC
- a CDS encoding GntR family transcriptional regulator, which yields MKFLKDDWETKSDAGSSLTQQVYKDLLSRFLKNEIMPGKVLNRKAIAQELNVSMAPVREALSRLSMEGFVETLPRKGTIVKAISREDVYGSFILREAIECQAARMYCGAKIQENLDQLYGFAEDVDNSYEDMDLVEHWRLDIGFHDRLIHLSSCKTLEVQFKQVMRVGTFYQINSYLSNDDRREQLSHVDLIERLTTKDPDEAEHTIRDHLKSGKRRFYTTIGDNK from the coding sequence ATGAAGTTTTTGAAAGATGATTGGGAAACAAAATCCGATGCTGGCTCCTCACTTACACAACAAGTGTATAAAGACTTATTGAGTCGTTTTCTCAAGAACGAAATAATGCCGGGGAAAGTACTGAACAGGAAAGCTATCGCACAAGAGTTGAACGTCAGTATGGCACCTGTCCGAGAGGCACTTAGCCGCCTATCGATGGAGGGGTTTGTTGAGACATTACCGCGTAAGGGTACCATCGTAAAAGCCATCAGTCGTGAAGATGTCTACGGCAGTTTTATTCTCAGAGAAGCTATCGAATGTCAGGCGGCTAGAATGTACTGTGGAGCGAAAATTCAGGAAAACTTGGACCAGCTGTACGGTTTTGCCGAGGATGTTGATAATTCATACGAAGATATGGATTTAGTGGAGCATTGGAGACTTGATATCGGATTTCACGATCGTCTTATACACCTATCGTCGTGTAAGACCCTTGAGGTTCAATTCAAGCAGGTAATGCGTGTTGGTACCTTCTACCAGATAAACAGTTATCTTTCAAACGACGATCGTCGGGAACAGTTGAGCCATGTAGATCTTATTGAGCGTCTAACTACGAAAGATCCTGATGAAGCAGAGCATACAATCCGAGACCATCTAAAGAGTGGAAAGCGGAGATTTTACACTACAATTGGAGATAATAAATGA
- a CDS encoding N-acetylneuraminate lyase, giving the protein MRHTQGIFPALLTPFANDRIDEQALRKLVEININKGVSGFYVCGSTGEAFLLSVEERMRVLEIVSNQVAGRVSIIAHIGAIGTDLTLELGRHAVTLQGVEALSSIPPFYYKFSEDEVVQYYLDLADKLDFPLIPYNFPNLSGVTLTPKVLQRLRKNEQIIGVKFTSNNFYDLERMKQSDPKLLIYNGFDEMYLSGLAMGVDGAIGSTFNFMADKFLGITRHFAEGDMENARKLQSEANAVIAALLKTKCFMAAEKYILDCVGIPFGEPRRPFLPLDAEDKKIISQAAESYLQILR; this is encoded by the coding sequence ATGAGGCACACACAGGGGATTTTTCCAGCATTGCTGACGCCGTTTGCAAATGATCGTATTGATGAACAGGCATTAAGAAAACTTGTAGAAATAAATATCAACAAAGGTGTCAGCGGTTTCTATGTATGCGGCAGTACGGGTGAAGCTTTTTTGCTTTCCGTGGAAGAGCGCATGAGAGTTCTTGAAATTGTCAGCAATCAGGTAGCAGGCAGAGTATCTATCATTGCCCATATAGGTGCTATCGGCACTGATCTTACTTTGGAACTCGGGCGTCACGCAGTCACTCTTCAGGGAGTCGAGGCTCTTTCCTCTATTCCCCCGTTTTATTACAAGTTTTCGGAGGATGAGGTAGTCCAGTATTATCTTGACTTGGCAGATAAACTTGATTTTCCTTTGATTCCTTACAATTTCCCCAATCTTTCCGGTGTTACCCTGACGCCAAAGGTTTTGCAGAGGTTGAGAAAAAATGAGCAGATTATCGGCGTTAAGTTTACTTCGAACAATTTTTATGATTTGGAAAGGATGAAGCAAAGCGATCCTAAGCTTCTTATTTATAACGGTTTCGATGAGATGTATCTTTCAGGACTTGCTATGGGCGTCGACGGTGCAATTGGCAGTACGTTTAATTTCATGGCGGACAAGTTTCTTGGGATTACCCGGCATTTTGCCGAGGGAGACATGGAGAATGCCCGCAAGCTTCAGTCCGAAGCAAATGCAGTGATTGCTGCCCTTCTAAAAACGAAATGTTTCATGGCTGCTGAGAAATATATCCTTGATTGCGTCGGTATTCCCTTCGGCGAACCGCGAAGACCCTTCCTCCCTCTGGATGCTGAGGACAAGAAAATAATTTCTCAGGCAGCCGAGTCCTATTTGCAGATTTTGCGATAA
- a CDS encoding DctP family TRAP transporter solute-binding subunit, whose protein sequence is MKKPIVFILCLLSIASVFAEGSKETSSAQSSKPVVLKFGVNGNTTSVEYTVAVRFADTLKDLSGGSLSCEIFPNGQLGNAKEMISQISMNELDAYMEPIGGVSTLIPELSVLEMAYVVRDLDHIASILESDWGQKIQDQLKNDYNIRVLDQTLFGTRQTSSNKPLHSIADYKGLRIRTPNSRGLKDWAEAMGGRPTTIAFSEVYLALKTNSVDAQENPLPTIESMKFYEAQKAIAIDNHVVQDKSILFSEKRWQSLNDKQHEWLKAAAKAANEESINTITRNSRKLIQFFKDQGLEITYPDTAPMRKAMAPYYAKIEQELNVPGLVEKLAGL, encoded by the coding sequence ATGAAAAAACCTATTGTGTTCATCCTGTGCCTTCTCAGTATCGCCAGCGTTTTTGCAGAAGGGTCGAAAGAAACAAGCTCAGCACAATCCTCAAAACCCGTTGTTCTTAAATTCGGTGTTAACGGGAATACAACAAGTGTCGAATATACGGTGGCAGTAAGATTCGCCGACACCCTCAAGGATCTCTCTGGAGGATCCCTTAGCTGCGAGATATTCCCGAACGGACAACTGGGAAATGCAAAAGAGATGATCAGCCAGATATCCATGAACGAACTTGATGCCTACATGGAACCCATTGGCGGAGTGAGCACACTTATTCCCGAATTATCTGTTCTTGAAATGGCTTATGTAGTACGGGATCTGGATCACATTGCCAGCATTCTCGAAAGCGATTGGGGACAAAAAATCCAGGATCAACTGAAAAACGATTATAATATTCGGGTTCTCGATCAGACCCTGTTTGGCACTCGTCAGACATCTTCCAATAAACCGCTCCACAGTATTGCCGACTATAAAGGTTTAAGAATTCGTACTCCAAATTCGCGAGGACTCAAGGATTGGGCAGAAGCAATGGGCGGACGACCGACGACTATCGCTTTCAGCGAAGTATATCTTGCCCTCAAGACAAACAGTGTCGATGCCCAGGAAAACCCTCTGCCGACTATCGAATCCATGAAGTTCTATGAGGCGCAGAAAGCCATTGCTATCGATAATCACGTAGTTCAGGACAAGTCCATACTTTTTTCAGAAAAGCGCTGGCAGAGCCTGAACGACAAACAACACGAATGGCTTAAAGCGGCAGCAAAAGCGGCAAATGAAGAAAGCATTAACACTATTACCAGGAACTCAAGAAAACTCATACAATTCTTTAAAGACCAGGGACTGGAAATTACCTACCCCGACACCGCTCCCATGCGAAAAGCAATGGCCCCGTACTATGCCAAGATCGAACAGGAACTGAATGTTCCGGGTCTGGTTGAAAAACTGGCAGGGCTGTAA